Genomic DNA from Arachis ipaensis cultivar K30076 unplaced genomic scaffold, Araip1.1 Aipa1485, whole genome shotgun sequence:
NNNNNNNNNNNNNNNNNNNNNNNNNNNNNNNNNNNNNNNNNNNNNNNNNNNNNNNNNNNNNNNNNNNNNNNNNNNNNNNNNNNNNNNNNNNNNNNNNNNNNNNNNNNNNNNNNNNNNNNNNNNNNNNNNNNNNNNNNNNNNNNNNNNNNNNNNNNNNNNNNNNNNNNNNNNNNNNNNNNNNNNNNNNNNNNNNNNNNNNNNNNNNNNNNNNNNNNNNNNNNNNNNNNNNNNNNNNNNNNNNNNNNNNNNNNNNNNNNNNNNNNNNNNNNNNNNNNNNNNNNNNNNNNNNNNNNNNNNNNNNNNNNNNNNNNNNNNNNNNNNNNNNNNNNNNNNNNNNNNNNNNNNNNNNNNNNNNNNNNNNNNNNNNNNNNNNNNNNNNNNNNNNNNNNNNNNNNNNNNNNNNNNNNNNNNNNNNNNNNNNNNNNNNNNNNNNNNNNNNNNNNNNNNNNNNNNNNNNNNNNNNNNNNNNNNNNNNNNNNNNNNNNNNNNNNNNNNNNNNNNNNNNNNNNNNNNNNNNNNNNNNNNNNNNNNNNNNNNNNNNNNNNNNNNNNNNNNNNNNNNNNNNNNNNNNNNNNNNNNNNNNNNNNNNNNNNNNNNNNNNNNNNNNNNNNNNNNNNNNNNNNNNNNNNNNNNNNNNNNNNNNNNNNNNNNNNNNNNNNNNNNNNNNNNNNNNNNNNNNNNNNNNNNNNNNNNNNNNNNNNNNNNNNNNNNNNNNNNNNNNNNNNNNNNNNNNNNNNNNNNNNNNNNNNNNNNNNNNNNNNNNNNNNNNNNNNNNNNNNNNNNNNNNNNNNNNNNNNNNNNNNNNNNNNNNNNNNNNNNNNNNNNNNNNNNNNNNNNNNNNNNNNNNNNNNNNNNNNNNNNNNNNNNNNNNNNNNNNNNNNNNNNNNNNNNNNNNNNNNNNNNNNNNNNNNNNNNNNNNNNNNNNNNNNNNNNNNNNNNNNNNNNNNNNNNNNNNNNNNNNNNNNNNNNNNNNNNNNNNNNNNNNNNNNNNNNNNNNNNNNNNNNNNNNNNNNNNNNNNNNNNNNNNNNNNNNNNNNNNNNNNNNNNNNNNNNNNNNNNNNNNNNNNNNNNNNNNNNNNNNNNNNNNNNNNNNNNNNNNNNNNNNNNNNNNNNNNNNNNNNNNNNNNNNNNNNNNNNNNNNNNNNNNNNNNNNNNNNNNNNNNNNNNNNNNNNNNNNNNNNNNNNNNNNNNNNNNNNNNNNNNNNNNNNNNNNNNNNNNNNNNNNNNNNNNNNNNNNNNNNNNNNNNNNNNNNNNNNNNNNNNNNNNNNNNNNNNNNNNNNNNNNNNNNNNNNNNNNNNNNNNNNNNNNNNNNNNatatatatatatatatatatatgtatatattagttAATTAGCAAGTTAGTGAAGCTTACTCTTGTCAAGCCGTAATTGATGACATAGGAAAGAAATTGACCACCAGTAATCATAAGACAATTGGCACTAACTAATCCTCCTCTTATTTCTGACGGTGATACTTCCGCAATATATAAAGGAGCAGTAATGGAGGCAAAACCAACACCCAAGCCAACTAAAAAACGGCCCACTATGATAAGCATAGGATTTGGTGCCAGAGCCATTATCACTGATCCAATGATAAAACTAAGATCTGCTATGATTGTAGCAATCCTACGTCCGAAGACATCGTTAATGTAACCACCTATGGCGGCGCCAAAAATTGCTCCAACCAAGGCCATGCTAACAATTATCTCCTNNNNNNNNNNNNNNNNNNNNNNNNNNNNNNNNNNNNNNNNNNNNNNNNNNNNNNNNNNNNNNNNNNNNNNNNNNNNNNNNNNNNNNNNNNNNNNNNNNNNNNNNNNNNNNNNNNNNNNNNNNNNNNNNNNNNNNNNNNNNNNNNNNNNNNNNNNNNNNNNNNNNNNNNNNNNNNNNNNNNNNNNNNNNNNNNNNNNNNNNNNNNNNNNNNNNNNNNNNNNNNNNNNNNNNNNNNNNNNNNNNNNNNNNNNNNNNNNNNNNNNNNNNNNNNNNNNNNNNNNNNNNNNNNNNNNNNNNNNNNNNNNNNNNNNNNNNNNNNNNNNNNNNNNNNNNNNNNNNNNNNNNNNNNNNNNNNNNNNNNNNNNNNNNNNNNNNNNNNNNNNNNNNNNNNNNNNNNNNNNNNNNNNNNNNNNNNNNNNNNNNNNNNNNNNNNNNNNNNNNNNNNNNNNNNNNNNNNNNNNNNNNNNNNNNNNNNNNNNNNNNNNNNNNNNNNNNNNNNNNNNNNNNNNNNNNNNNNNNNNNNNNNNNNNNNNNNNNNNNNNNNNNNNNNNNNNNNNNNNNNNNNNNNNNNNNNNNNNNNNNNNNNNNNNNNNNNNNNNNNNNNNNNNNNNNNNNNNNNNNNNNNNNNNNNNNNNNNNNNNNNNNNNNNNNNNNNNNNNNNNNNNNNNNNNNNNNNNNNNNNNNNNNNNNNNNNNNNNNNNNNNNNNNNNNNNNNNNNNNNNNNNNNNNNNNNNNNNNNNNNNNNNNNNNNNNNNNNNNNNNNNNNNNNNNNNNNNNNNNNNNNNNNNNNNNNNNNNNNNNNNNNNNNNNNNNNNNNNNNNNNNNNNNNNNNNNNNNNNNNNNNNNNNNNNNNNNNNNNNNNNNNNNNNNNNNNNNNNNNNNNNNNNNNNNNNNNNNNNNNNNNNNNNNNNNNNNNNNNNNNNNNNNNNNNNNNNNNNNNNNNNNNNNNNNNNNNNNNNNNNNNNNNNNNNNNNNNNNNNNNNNNNNNNNNNNNNNNNNNNNNNNNNNNNNNNNNNNNNNNNNNNNNNNNNNNNNNNNNNNNNNNNNNNNNNNNNNNNNNNNNNNNNNNNNNNNNNNNNNNNNNNNNNNNNNNNNNNNNNNNNNNNNNNNNNNNNNNNNNNNNNNNNNNNNNNNNNNNNNNNNNNNNNNNNNNNNNNNNNNNNNNNNNNNNNNNNNNNNNNNNNNNNNNNNNNNNNNNNNNNNNNNNNNNNNNNNNNNNNNNNNNNNNNNNNNNNNNNNNNNNNNNNNNNNNNNNNNNNNNNNNNNNNNNNNNNNNNNNNNNNNNNNNNNNNNNNNNNNNNNNNNNNNNNNNNNNNNNNNNNNNNNNNNNNNNNNNNNNNNNNNNNNNNNNNNNNNNNNNNNNNNNNNNNNNNNNNNNNNNNNNNNNNNNNNNNNNNNNNNNNNNNNNNNNNNNNNNNNNNNNNNNNNNNNNNNNNNNNNNNNNNNNNNNNNNNNNNNNNNNNNNNNNNNNNNNNNNNNNNNNNNNNNNNNNNNNNNNNNNNNNNNNNNNNNNNNNNNNCAAGTTGGATCTGCACATCTAGCCCTCACTCTCTCCTTTTCATTCTTCAGATACATACAATCCCTGTCTTCCCAAACAAAGACATCCTTTAGAGCCATCTTAAAACTTTCTAGGGTAGCAAACCGCATTCCAAGTTCAAACCTTACCTCTTCCTAGTCATTTTCTTCATTGAAATTAGAACCCAATACACCCTTCTCATCCTCTAATGAAACAGGAGTGTGCATATCTTCAGTTGCATAGTCATACATGATGTCCTCTTCAGacttatgatgagcggataatttatacgttttttggcattgtttttacatagtttttagtatgatttagttagtttttagtatattNNNNNNNNNNNNNNNNNNNNNNNNNNNNNNNNNNNNNNNNNNNNNNNNNNNNNNNNNNNNNNNNNNNNNNNNNNNNNNNNNNNNNNNNNNNNNNNNNNNNNNNNNNNNNNNNNNNNNNNNNNNNNNNNNNNNNNNNNNNNNNNNNNNNNNNNNNNNNNNNNNNNNNNNNNNNNNNNNNNNNNNNNNNNNNNNNNNNNNNNNNNNNNNNNNNNNNNNNNNNNNNNNNNNNNNNNNNNNNNNNNNNNNNNNNNNNNNNNNNNNNNNNNNNNNNNNNNNNNNNNNNNNNNNNNNNNNNNNNNNNNNNNNNNNNNNNNNNNNNNNNNNNNNNNNNNNNNNNNNNNNNNNNNNNNNNNNNNNNNNNNNNNNNNNNNNNNNNNNNNNNNNNNNNNNNNNNNNNNNNNNNNNNNNNNNNNNNNNNNNNNNNNNNNNNNNNNNNNNNNNNNNNNNNNNNNNNNNNNNNNNNNNNNNNNNNNNNNNNNNNNNNNNNNNNNNNNNNNNNNNNNNNNNNNNNNNNNNNNNNNNNNNNNNNNNNNNNNNNNNNNNNNNNNNNNNNNNNNNNNNNNNNNNNNNNNNNNNNNNNNNNNNNNNNNNNNNNNNNNNNNNNNNNNNNNNNNNNNNNNNNNNNNNNNNNNNNNNNNNNNNNNNNNNNNNNNNNNNNNNNNNNNNNNNNNNNNNNNNNNNNNNNNNNNNNNNNNNNNNNNNNNNNNNNNNNNNNNNNNNNNNNNNNNNNNNNNNNNNNNNNNNNNNNNNNNNNNNNNNNNNNNNNNNNNNNNNNNNNNNNNNNNNNNNNNNNNNNNNNNNNNNNNNNNNNNNNNNNNNNNNNNNNNNNNNNNNNNNNNNNNNNNNNNNNNNNNNNNNNNNNNNNNNNNNNNNNNNNNNNNNNNNNNNNNNNNNNNNNNNNNNNNNNNNNNNNNNNNNNNNNNNNNNNNNNNNNNNNNNNNNNNNNNNNNNNNNNNNNNNNNNNNNNNNNNNNNNNNNNNNNNNNNNNNNNNNNNNNNNNNNNNNNNNNNNNNNNNNNNNNNNNNNNNNNNNNNNNNNNNNNNNNNNNNNNNNNNNNNNNNNNNNNNNNNNNNNNNNNNNNNNNNNNNNNNNNNNNNNNNNNNNNNNNNNNNNNNNNNNNNNNNNNNNNNNNNNNNNNNNNNNNNNNNNNNNNNNNNNNNNNNNNNNNNNNNNNNNNNNNNNNNNNNNNNNNNNNNNNNNNNNNNNNNNNNNNNNNNNNNNNNNNNNNNNNNNNNNNNNNNNNNNNNNNNNNNNNNNNNNNNNNNNNNNNNNNNNNNNNNNNNNNNNNNNNNNNNNNNNNNN
This window encodes:
- the LOC107624675 gene encoding inositol transporter 1-like, with the translated sequence MALVGAIFGAAIGGYINDVFGRRIATIIADLSFIIGSVIMALAPNPMLIIVGRFLVGLGVGFASITAPLYIAEVSPSEIRGGLVSANCLMITGGQFLSYVINYGLTR